TCCCCGCGGCGACGATACTTCGCTCGCCGATCGTGGCGTCGGTGTTGCCCGTCGTGTTGAACCCGACCAGCGCGCGCTCCTCGACGGTGACCTCGTTGAGGACGGCCCCGTGACCGACCATCACTTCCGGTTCGAGCGTCGACGCGTGAATCGTCGCGTTATCGCCGACGTGTGCCTGACGACCGACGCGAACCGGAGCGATGTCACCCCGCAAGACGACGCCCGGCCAGACGCTCGCGTCCGCTGCGACCTCGACGTCACCCACCAACACCGCATCGCGACTCACGTGCGCCGCATCGTCGATGGTGGGGCTGGCACCCTCGAACTCGTAGGTTCGGCTGTCGACCATACCGGATTCGACCACGACGCCGCTCATAAGCGTTCGTTGGCGAAATCGTGACCGTCACGGTCCGGAAATCGTCCGCGACTCCAGCGACCGTGTCGACGCGATACGCCCCTCGAACCTCGATCACTCGGATTCCGCCCGGGCGTTACGATTCGATCTTCTCGACGATTTCTCGCGCCTGTTCTTCCGCCTTGTCCTCGCCGACGTTCTTGCTGATGAGGACGCTGGTCACCTCCCAGTCGTCCTCGCCTTCGACCTTGCCGGTTCGCACTTCGCTCCCCTCGGAGACCGATTCCGCCGGGTTCTCCGCCCAGTCGGGCGTTCGAATCTCGTCGTACCGGTCCGGATCGCGAAATCGGACGTGAATGTAGTCGTCTTCGGTCTCGACGTTGTCGACGCCGGGTATGGTAGCCATGTACTGGGGTACCGCCATGGCTGCCCTAAATCCTGACCCTGAACCTGCCCGCACCGAATCGATCTCGTCGTGGGCCGCGGCGCAACTCATCGCGCCGCGATCGGGCGAACGCGCACGTGTCAGCAGGAGGTGTTTCCGTCTCGGTCGCAAAGCGACGCTCGGCATGCTCGTCCTCGGCGACGCCCACGCGTCCGATTCGGACCGCCGCGAGACGCTGCTCGCGTACTATCGAGCCATAGATCCCGACCGCGTGCTGCAGGTCGGCGACCTCGAACACTACGACCTCCCTGCACCGACGTGGTTCGTCGCGGGCAACAACGAGGACCTGAACGTGATCGACGCGCTCCGGGCGGGCGAGGACCCCGACGGAACGCGAAACGTCCACCTCCTCGCGAGTACGGCGGCCACGATCGACGGCCTCCGCGTAGGTGGACTCTCCGGGAATCACGCTCCGACGAAGTACGACCTGTCACGGGCGGCGCTGTCGGGCGATCGCCGGCGGCACTTCACCCACGAAGACGTCGATCGGGCGGCCGAACTCTCGGATATCGACGTCTTCCTCACCCACGAGGCCCCGACCGGCCTGCTCTGGTACGGCTACGATCCCGGCTGCGAGCACGTGACCGACCTGCTCGAAACCGTCTCACCAGACCTCTGTCTGGTAGGGCACCACCACCAGCACCGGGCGGCGGAGATAGCGGGTACCCGCGTCGTGAGCCTCGCACCGGCGTGGGAGCGGTACTACACGCTCGATCCGGAGACGCTCCAACTGACGGCCCACGATCGGGACTCGATCGAGTGAGGCCACGAGCCTCGAACCGGGAGTCACCCGAGGTGCGTCGTGAACCAGTCCGCGGCGTGATCGGCGACCGCTTCGAGTTCGCCCTCGCCCTCGAAGAGGTGGCCAGCACCCTCGATCACGCGGAGGCCCTTCTGGCACGACAGCGCGTCGTGGACCGCCCGGTTCAACTCCAGCACCGACTCGTCCTCGCCGCCGACGATCAGCAGCGTCGACGCCGTGACGTCGTCGATCGCGTCCTCGGCCATGTCCACGCGGCCGCCCCGCGAGACGACCGCGTCGACGTCCGTCTCCGGCCGGGCCGCTCCGCGCAGTGCCGCCGCAGCGCCCGTACTCGAGCCGAAGTAGCCGATCGAGGTGTCGTCCCCGATCTGGCTTCGATTGCGGGCCCACGTCGTCGTCGCGACGAGCCGATCGGTCAGCAGTGGGATGTCGAAGCGGTTCTCCCGATAGCGATCCTCCTCCTCGGTCAGCAGATCGAACAGCAGGGTTCCGAGTCCGCGCTTGCGCAGCGTCTCCGCGACGAAGTTGTTTCGCGGGCTGTGCCGGCTGCTGCCGCTTCCGTGAGCGAAGACGACCAGTCCGCCGGCGTCGGCGGGCACGGCGAGTTCGCCCTCGAGCGTCGCGTCACCGACGGGAATGTCGGCCACGGTGTGCAGTTCGTCGATCGCCATGTTCGAGACTCCGCCGGCCACGTAGTTGACGGTTTTGGGGGCCGAGAGACCGATCGCAGCCGTCAGGCCCCGCTCACCGCTGTGGAACCCGGCGTTGCACGAAGTTGCGGACGCGAGACGAGTACGTCTCCGGCCGGTGGAGATTGCAGATGTGGCCGACGTCCGAGAGGACTTCGATGCGGCCGTCCTGTGCGGCCGCCGCGTGCGCCTGCTCGCCGCGGCGCATGAGCGTGTCGTTCTCGCCGTTGAGGATCAGGGTCGAACCGGGGTACGTCGAGAGCGCGTCTCGGAAGTCCCGCCCGGCGATTTCCGGACCCGCTTCACCGAACTGCTTCGGATAGAAGCCGGATTCGACGATCGCCGTCTCGATGTCCGGCGGGAGATCGCGGTTGCGGACCCACCGCGTCGCGAGTCGTTCGACCGCGCGTTTGCCGACGTCGGGTTTCGTGAGGAGCCGGGCTATCCCGCCGGTCGCCCGCGTGAGAAGTTCCAACCCGCGGACCGGGTTGGCGCTACTGCCGGACAGGACCAGTCCATCCACGTCCCCGGGATAGCGGTGGGCGTACTCCGTCGCGGCGTAGCCACCGAGCGAGAGGCCGACGAGTACCGCACTCCCGTCCGTCTCCGCGTCGATCACCCGTCGTAGCCGTTCGATCGCAGCCCCCATTCGGAACGGTTCGTCGCCGAACACCCCGTGACCGGGGAGATCGGGAGCCACGACGTGGTATCCGTCGGCGAGCGCCCGCTGCTGGGGGAGCCACATCGTTCGCGTGAACATCGCGCCGTGGACGAACACGATCGACTGCGCGTCCCGGGGGCCCGCGACGTCGACGCCGCTCGGACCGCCGTTTCCCTCGTGCAGTGCCATAGCTACCCGACGTATCACCGCGAGAGGTTTAGTGGTCCGGCCGGCGAGTGCGATCGGTCGCGACGGAATCGACGCGAGATCCGCCGACGGAGCGTTCGAAACGCAGGAGAGGGTTTTTCGAGCCGGATTTCTCCGGATCTCGATCGAGCCGTCGGGTCCGTGCTCGCTGCCGATAAATCGCATACCAGTAGCGAATTGCGGCGGTCCGTTCCCGTCGCGTCTCTCGATTGTCCCTCCCGGTCCGATCGCCGCCCGCGTTCTCGACGGGCTTGCCGACGTCAGCCGTGAACGTCGGACTCGTACGCGAGGGTCAGTACGCGAGGGTCATCGGGCCGCGACACGCGTGGGCTCCTGTGCGGGTGACAGCGGTTCCATCGAATGTGGGGGTGACGGTGGTTCCAGCGAGTGTGCGGACGACAGGCAGACTCATGTGCGTCTGGGTGGGACTGGCCAGTGATGCCGGAGGAGAACGGATCGTGGACCGACGACGGACGACGAGCCACGCGGTGGCCGGGAGACGAGTCCACGCTCACGGAAGCGATCGCCGACGACCTGCCGGGCGGCCGTGCACTCGACCTCGCGACCGGCGAAGGGCGAGTCGCGAGCGTGCTCGCCGACCGCGGCTGGTCGGTCGACGCCGTCGACATCTCGCGCGCGATGCTCGATCGGGCCCGCGATCGGCGGGACGAGCGATCGGCGGCAGCCGGGCGTTCGGGATCGATCGACTGGATCCTCGCCGACGTCGACAGCTACTGTTTTCCCGAGTCCGTCTACGACGTCGTGGCGATCCGGTTCTTCGACGCCCGCGATCGGCTGGACGCCGTCAAATCCGCCCTCGCGCCCGGAGGCGCCCTCGTCTACGAACACCACCTCCAGTCGGAGTCGGCGGCGAGCGGCCCCGGCAACCAGTATCGGTTCGAATCGAACGAATTGCTCGACGCCTGCGCGGACCTGACCGTCAGGTACTACGCCGAGGATCCCGACCGATCGCTGGTCCGACTCGTCGCGTACGCCGACACAGACTGAGGGATCGAAGGGGGACCCGGCTCACCGGTCCGTCGATCGAAACGCCCTGACAGTGACCCGGTCGAGGTCGATCGAACGGAGTTCGACGAATCCGGACTCGGCAACCACGCGATCCCAGCGGCGTTTGTACAGGGGGATTCCGTCGACGGTCGTCTCGTGAATCCCGTCGGCCGGTTGCGCCCGAGCGGCGTCGGCCTCGTCGGGTTCGACTTCGGCGGTGACGAGCAACTCGGCCGTCACCCGATCGAGGTCGTCGACCAGCCAGTCACAGGACGGATGCAGGTGCTGGAGCGTCTCGATCGAGTAGACGACGTCGAACTGGTCGTCGTCGAACGAGGGAACGACGGACTCGATCGCACCGTGGTGAAACGTGCCCGTGGCCGCGAGGTCGGGATAGGCCCGTTCCATCACGTCGAACGCGTCGTCGTTGACGTCGATGCCGGTGAGATTCGCGTAGCCGTGCTCGGCGAGGTGTGCGAGGTGTCGACCCGAACTACAGCCGAGTTCGAGCACGGCCGCATCTCGATCAACCCGCTCGTCGAGCACGGTACGGAGCCGCTCGCTCCGCTCGTCGGGTCCGTAGTACGCGTAGTACTCGGGCGAGTAGGCCCGCGATCGATCCGCCCATCGACGCCGAACGTCGTCTGCATCCTGAGTCATGTGGTGAGAACTGCTGGAACTGCCGGGTCGCCAATCGTGGCGCTACGCCCGATCGGGGGCGGCAGTCGAACCGCTCCTCGGCCGGCCTCAGTGCCGATTCGTCCGTCCTGCTCGCCGTCTATCGGGCCGCCGAATGGTCGGTGTATCGAGCGAGCGACTCGGGGCGCGACTGGACGTCTCGACCGCTCTCGAATCGCCGTCGAGTCGCCGCTAGAGGCGTTCGAGGTTGGTCGCTCGTGGCCCCTTGTCCGCTTGTTCGATCTCGAACTCAACTTCCTGTCCTTCCTCGAGGTCGGGACCGCCGACGTCTTCCATGTGGAAGAAGACGTCGTCGTCGATCTCGTCCGTCTCGATGAAGCCGTAGCCGCCTGTGTCGTTGAAAAACGCGACCGTACCGGTTGGCATTGCAGGTTCCTCCACCTCGTGGGAACAGTCCCGCGCTGATATACCTGCATGTGGCACGTGCTACGAATATATAACGGGGCGGACGTCCGACCGCGAATCCGTCGCCGGTCACGGACGCCGATCGACACCGGGGGCCGATCGATACGAGCGCGGAGACAAGCACGAGCGGGGTGCCCGGCGTGTGAATCGGACCGTCACCCGCTCCACTCGCCAGCGAGGTCGCCGCTGAGATTGCCCCGCCACTGGTCGAAGCTGGTTTCGCAGGTCGCGTTCTCGTCGATGTGATCGATGAACCCCACGCCGGGGCTGGACAGTTCGTCGCCGCAGAACGGACAGGTGCCGGGGTCGGACCAGTTCGTCGTCGTGTTCACGGACATCGTACGTCGAAAGACCGGAAACAACAATATAAACCTAACCGGTAAACATACAATATACCTATTATGCCATTATGTGGCATAATCATTCAGTGAGTTTCGGATCGAGCACTCCGGAGCGAACCGAACACTCCGACGGATCGACCGCCGCGATCGATCGAGAGGTCTCCGTCCCGGGACCTGTTCGCCGCCACCGATGACCGCCGCCGAACCGTCGACGACCGCGGTTTCTTGCCAGTCCAGGGAGACGTTCGGACGTGACCACAGCACAGTTCGACCGTTTCGATCACGAATCGCACATGCGCCGGGCCTTCGAACTCGCCCGATCGGCCGTCGAGCGGGGCGATCGGCCGTTCGGATCCGTGCTCGTTCGCGACGACGCGGTCGTCATGGAAGCCTCGAATCGCGTCCTGACCGAGAACGACGTTCGCCGTCACCCGGAACTGCACCTCGCCTATCGCGCTCGCCGGGAACTCGATCCGGAAGCGCGTGCCGAGACCGCGATGTACACCAGCACCGAACCGTGTCCGATGTGTGCCGGCGGCCTCCGCTACGCCGGACTCGGTCGCATCGTCTACAGCGTCGGGGGCGACGAGATCGGCGAATTCGCGGGCCAGGAGACGCCGGTCCGATCGGCCACCGTCCTCGAAGGCGTCAGCGAGGTCGTCGGGCCCGTACTGAACGACGAGGGGCGGGCGCTCCACGAGGCGTTCGACTGGTGACCGGAAGACGTTCGACTCGTGACTGAATCGAGTCGTGCGCGGCCGTCGACCGGACCGTGACGCCCGCCGCAAGACCTCAGCGGTTCTCCGCGAGGGCGACGCCGAGAACGGCACCGAGCGCGCTCAATCCGACGGTGAACGCCGCAGCGAACAGCACCACGACGATGGCCATCACCCCGAACCCGGGCGGGCTACCGCCGAGACCGAGCATGAACAAAATCACGAAGGCGAACAGCGCGTACGGGACGACCATCACCAGCCCGGCGATCGCTCCGACCGTCAGCCCGTCGCTCGCCTCGCCGCCCTCGAGGTAGCCGGCGATCGCGCCGCCGGCGACCGTCGAGACGAACGGCACGAACGAGAGGACGACACCGACGATTCCGCCGATCAGTCCGTTGAGGACGATGCCGAAGCCGTCGTCGGACGCAGGGCGATCGTCCGTCGAGAGGGACGCGGTATCGGGAACCATACGCACAACTACTGGTCACCGAGCTAAAAAGTGTTGAGACGTGTCACCCGATGGCGTCACGTGCCGCGACGGTCACTCGATCACCGTCCCGTGTTCGTCGATCTCACCCTGAACGATCCGCGTCGAGGATATGCGTTCGCCGTCGTCGGCGAGCACGTACGGTGCTACGATTCCCGTAAGCGGGTCGAACCCGTGGTCCCTCCGTGCCTCGTTGATCGCCTCGAGTTCGTCCGCGGTCTCGGGCGAGACGACCAGCGCGTCGATCGCCGGGTCGTCCGTCACGATCTCGTGGGGGTCGGTGAGCGTCCTGATCGTCACCTCGCGGTCCCACTCGTCGATCGCCGCGAATTCCGCCGCGACCGATCGCTCGCGGTCCTCGTAGGGAGGAACCGGCCGCGGGACGTGGCGCGTCTCGGTGGCGAGGTCGTCGCCGGTCAGCCCGACGATGACGCCGTCCTCGCCGAACCGGAGCGCGTGCTCGAACAACAGGCGGTGGCCGTCGTGAATCGGTCCGAAGGTGCCGGCGACTGCGACGAGCATGCGCTGTACCGACGGCGTCCAGTCACAAGAAAAGGGGGGCAGAGCGGAGCGTCGAGAGCGGGACGTGTTGGGGGACGGTCCGTGCTGGACCTCCGTGCCGTTCACGTGGGTTCCCGGCCCGTCGAATCGCCGGTCGACCAGGTGGCGACTGCCCAAAACTCGACCGCCGTGGACGCGGCTGACCCGGCGCGGTGGCTCTCGGTTCGTGGTGAAAAACATCCGGACGAAGCCACGATCTGGAGCCGAACGGGAGCGCTCTTCTACGATCCGTCAGCCCTGGTTTGGTTCGCGAATCTCACTCGCGCGAGATCCGGTACTGGGCTGTGACACCGATCCACGACGTGGATCGATGGTGGACCGCGTGCAACTCCGTCGAGGGGAGACCTCGGTTCCGCGTGACCGGAGCGTCGGTTGTCCCTCGCACTCGATTCGAAATGATCGAACCGAGTCGTTCGGTGTCTCCTCGTGGCTTCGCCCGTTACACTATGTGGTACGTTATCAACCAACATAACGCTTGCCCAGGTCGCGATTTCGACAGGTCCGGATCGCTGACAGCGACCGCGAAGGTGGTCGCCGAAGGACGGTGCTTATCACCGTGACAGCCGGACGAGCCGTATGCACCTCCCACCGATCGGTCTCGGCACGATGGGCATCGACGACCCCGGGGCCGTCGAGACGTCCCTCGACGTCGGCTACCGGCACCTCGACACGGCCAGGATCTACGACAACGAGCGCGTCGTCGGCGCGGGGCTCGCCGCGAGCGACGTCCCCCGCGAGGACGTGACCGTCGCGACGAAGCTCTGGGTCGACGACCTCGCCCCCGACCGAGTCCGACCAGCGACCGAGGAGAGCCTCGATCGCCTCGGACTCGATCGGCTCGACCTCCTGTACGTCCACCGTCCGCGTGGCCCGTACGACCCGTCGGCGACGCTGCCGGCGCTCGACGCCCTCGTCGACGACGGACTCGTCTCGAACGTCGGCCTCTCGAACTTCACGGTCGACCAGGCGGCGAGGGCCCGAGATCACCTCGACGCGCCCGTCGCGGCCCACCAGGTCGAACGCCACCCGCTGTTCGCACGGAACGACCTCCTCGCCGACGCGCGGGCCAACGACTACCCGCTCGTCGCGTACTCGCCGCTGGCCGGCGGTCGCGTCGGGGAGTTGCCCGAGGTACGGGCAGTCGCCAACGAACACGACGTCGCGCCCGAATCGGTCGCGATCGCCTGGCTCGTCGGCACCGACGGCGTCGTCACGGTCCCGAAAGCCTCCTCGCGTGCGCACCTCGAGTCGAATTTCGCCGCCGGTGATATCGACCTGGACGCCGACGATCGCGCACGCATCGCCTCGATCGATCGAGAGCAGGAGCTGTTTCCGGAGTAAGGACCGCGAGCAAGGCACGACGAACCGTGCTACTCGACCACTGATCGGGGAGGAGGGAGACAGAAATTCGGGAACACGCACCCATTAGATCGGTAACGAAGGAAACACTAATACGATCGTTCGAACTGTTCTCGGATAATGCATGACAATCGCTAACAAGACCATCTGTCAGCTCACTCGCGAGACGGTCAAGAAGGGACTCCACCCGGTAATCGATCGGCTCGGCATCGAGACGGCTATTCGCGTCACGACGCCCGTTTCCGTGTCGGACGCCGAAGCGGCGCTCCGCGAGGAGCTCGCCGAGGAGGGGGTCGAGGTGCTTGCGGACGTGGACGTCCAGGCCATCCACCACCACTACAACCTCGAGTATCCCGAGTTCACGATCCTCTGTGTGGGCAACCGACGAGAGCTGGAGGCGGAGATGGCGATCGATCCGGGACTCGGCGCGTTCGTCCCGCTGTCGGTGATTCTCTACGACCTCGACGGCGAGACCCGGGTGAGCGCGGTGCGACCGACCACGCTGCTGGCCCTGTTCACCGACGACGACCTCCAGCGAGCCATCCAGGAGACAGAGGGGGTGCTCTGGCGGGTTCTCACGGAAGGGATCCCCGCCGCCGAGGTACTCAGCGAGGAGCCGCCGCTGATGCCCGGCGAAGAATCCACCCGAACGCGGATCAAGAAGGCGCTCAACCTCGTGCTCACGCTGGTCGACGCCGAGTACAGCATCCACGTCTCGAGTCCGCTCCCGTGAGCGCAGGTCGAAGCCGACGTGCGTGACGCCCTCGATCGCCGCGGGCAGAAGGTCCTCGGCGAGGTCGGCGACACGTTGCTGGTCGGGAACCCCGGTCAGGCGCACAAGGCCCTCGCGATCGAACCGGACGTCGCCGTCTTCGTCCCGCTCTCGGTGACGATATCTGAAGAGGGCGACGAGACGCACGTCCGAACCGTTCGGCCCTCCACGCTGCTTGCGTTCTACGGCGATCCCGACCTCCGGGATATCCTCCAGGAGATGGAGTTGCTCCTCTGGAACGCGCTCGTCGACGGTGTGCCTCGACGAGTTGACCGAGAAAGGGCTGATCGAGCGACGGAGCTTCGACGAGATTCCGCCGCGAGTCGAGTACTCGCTGACGCCTCGCGGTCGGGAACTCGAGACGCGGATCCAGCCGTTGCTAGAATGGGCGGCAGAAGAAGGGTAATCCACGGGGCAGGTCGGAGGAGACGGACGAACGCGTACGCGATCGAGATGCCGCCCGTAACGGACACCCGCCGGCTCCGGGGGGAAACGAGCACCGACCCGTACCCTGCCTGCGAAGAGGTGCACCCTGCTCGGGAAGAGATGCGCCCTGCGAAGAAACCGCGAACGCGATTGGAACCACCGCGTCCGTATTCGGTAGCCCGATCGAGAGCAGCCGACGGTGACGACCACCACTGACGAGGACCCGGTTTGCGTGTCGGCTCAGTCGTCGGCACTGTGCGATCGACCCTCGCCGATCGACATCGCGTCACCCACCGTGCCCGCGGCTCGCCGGACGAGTCGGGAGAACGCCCGTCGCCGGCGGACGAACAATACCGTCCCGAGGACGACGTAGACGACGCTGTAGGCGATCAGGACGTCGGTACTCGAGATCGGTATCGTGACGAACTCCCGGATAATGGCGAACTCGAGCAGGACCTGTGAGAGAAAGAGTACGAGCAGCGTCACCGCCTCCTTCACGGAGATTTCGAATCTGATCAGAAGCGAGATGGCGAAAAACGACTGCGCGGCGGTCAGCCAGATCTCGGCCGCCTGTTTGTAGTCGAACGCGAGGACGCCGTACCGGGCGAGCGCGATCGAATGAACGATGACGAGCGTCCCGATGAGCAGCGTCCACTGGTTGAGCTTCGACGAGATGAGCGCGTTGAATCCCGCCGTCGAGCGCGCCTTGTTCACCAGATAGACGACGACGATCAACTCCGGCGCTTCGGAGGCCAGCGGTGCGATCCACTGGATCATGAAAAAGGACGGGATGCCGACTCCTTCGCCGAGACGCTCGAGTCCGTGTGCGAAGGGTTCGACGGCCGTGAAGATCATCACGCCGGAGTAGGCGAACAGCAGGAGGATGGTGGCGATCCGGCGCCGCTTCGGGAAGTGCTGGAGATACGCCGGAACGCCGACGTGGTCCATGTCGGGTTCGACATCGCCCCGGAGGATGACCGCGATGTAGCAGACGTACAGCCCGACCAGGAACAGCATATCGAAGACGTCGATACCGCCGTTGAGCGGCACGAGGAACGCCCAGAGCGTTGCGATCAACAGGAACACGATCTCGAGGCCGATCTCCCGATCGAGGACGACCACGTCGGCGAGGAAGCCGGGTCGGGTTTCGACCGCGGGGTCTGACGACGCGCCCCGGCGGAAGATCGTAAAGAGGGCGACGCCGGCCCAGCCGATGCCGATCAGGATACGGTTCGCACCGGTCATGTTGGCCACGGCGAGGTTACCCGCCTCGATCCCGCGCGGAGTCCCCGCGAACTGGCCCGCGTTCCACGCGTAGAGTGCGTCGACGGCGTACTCGGGCGCGACCGCTAGCACCGCCAGTACTGCGATCGCGAACGCCTGGGGGACGTCCTTCTCGGCGGTTTCGGCGGCCCACGCGAGCAGAAATGCGGCCCCGAGGACGGCGAGACCAGTCACAATCACCGTCCCGAGCGTCGACGGACGGAACACAGCCGGTGCTTCGTACCCACCGCCCGGGAGTACGGCCCCCGTGAGCCGGGGGAGTAGATCGGCGGCCCCCCACACGACGACCCAGGGAAGTGTCAGTGCGAACGCGGCCGAAATCGCGCCGAGCGCTCGTCGTCTCATGGAAATCGTATCGAAACCCGCCTCGATCGAATCAACGTACGCACCGCATCGAAATGCTCATCGTGCCTGCGACTGCCGCGGGTTGCGATCCCCGAACGGTCGGACGACACCGGTTTCGAAAGACGCATTCTCGAAGAGTGATGTGATCGTGGGAGTTAGCATTTCGATGAGGGCACCAAGCCCCGTGGCAGGAATCCGTGCTATTCGACAGGACGTGGAGACGGAGATTCGCCGCGGACGCGATGGATTACGGGTGATCCGGAGGGACCATAGCTATACACCGGCATGCGTACGGATACCGTGTTATCGTGTGTCGAAGGATCTCCGCTCGACGACATCGTGTTCCTCGCGCGGTCGGATCACCGCGCTCGACGCATTGGCTATGCGTCCCCGGGAGGCCAGGCCGACCTCCGGAAACCGACCGGCGTGTCGTAGTCCGCGGTCGGGCGGACGCTCCGCGAGTTCGAGGACCGACACTGGATCAGGCAGGAACGGACGCCAGTACGAGGCGACACAGCTGGGTGCGTTCGTCACGTCGGGAATGCAGGGTCTGGTCGACCGATTCGAGACCGAGCAAACGCTCTGCCAGCTACGAGCCGTTCTGCCGGCTATCGTCGCGAGACGTGCTGCCGACTATCGTCGGTAGTCGGGTCGACGGACGGTCCCTGGCCCTGGCGACGATCCCAGTAGCGACCGGGTCGCCCGCTTGCAACCGATGACCCTGATGCAGCCGTTGCACGGAAAGCAACGGGTGCACGGAAATCACTAGATGCCTACACTATCCCCCGTCTCGTAGCGTCTCTCGCTGGGAGGCGAAACCATGACAAACGACCTGCAATCGGAAGAAGACAGCACGATGGCACTACAGGTAGCGTGCGACACAGCCGTTTCGGGGTGCGTCTTCCTCATGCGTACCGAGGAGAACGACAAGGAACGACTGGTGGAGATCGCGCGCGAGCACGTCAAAGAACAGCACGGGAAGGAATTCACACGCGACGAAATCGAAGCCCGTCACGTGGAAACGGTCGAGGTCTAACTCGGAGGACTGGAACGATGAGTCTGGATCAAGCGACAGGTTCACGACACCGGACCGAGCACGAACTCGATCGGGGAGTACGGATCGGCTCACTCCTGATGGCGCTCGCGGGCGTCGCCTTCGTCGGCTACGGAGTCGTCTTCCTCGCCAGAACGTTCTTCGGCACCGGCTTCGAACTCGGTGTCGCGACTCTGAACGGGGTCACGCCGGCGGAACTCGAAGCGATCGACCCGGCCATCATGAGCTACATCAATCACCTCCACGTTGCCACTGCGGCGTTTATCATCGCCACCGGGATCGCCATCACGGCGCTCGCGTGGTACGGTGTCCGAAGTGAGCAACTGTGGGCGTGGACGACGGCGGTCGTCGCCGCCGTGGTCGGGCTGGCCATCGCACTCCCGATGCACTACGCCGACCTCTTCGCCCACGACTGGGTGACGCACCTCGGCCCCATCTACCTCGCAACGATCGTGTTCGTGGTGGGTGCCGTACTCGCGTACCCGGGATCCCGATCGGAATCGCAAATTACAGAGACGGAGGACGTCTGACGTCCTCCACCGGCGTTCGTCGAGACCCATGTCCGGAACCACTTGCTCGAAACGCCAGCATGACGAGTAGAGGAACTCCCCGTCCAGGCGTATTAGACGAGAGCACCGAACTATCGGAGACTGCAGGTCCCTGCGAATTCTTCGGCCTCGTCGATCGGGTCACGAACTTGCACCACGTGCTCATCGGTCATCCACTGCAAGGGAATTACTGCCCGGGCAAATATCACTAGCTGCCTACATTAGTTCGTCCGGTGTACCCCGACGTGAGGCGAGTTAGCAGATGGCAACCACTACGAGAGACGATGCGGAGGCAGCGATCGAACGACTACAGGCGGACTTCCGGGGCGACCTGATCCACCCTGACGATCCGGCGTACGACGAGGCGCGCACGATCTACAACGCGATGATCGACAAGCGGCCGGGAGTGATCGCCCGGTGTACCGACGTCGCGGACGTGATCGCAGCCGTGACCGCCGCCCGCGAGC
The nucleotide sequence above comes from Halosolutus halophilus. Encoded proteins:
- a CDS encoding sodium:calcium antiporter, coding for MRRRALGAISAAFALTLPWVVVWGAADLLPRLTGAVLPGGGYEAPAVFRPSTLGTVIVTGLAVLGAAFLLAWAAETAEKDVPQAFAIAVLAVLAVAPEYAVDALYAWNAGQFAGTPRGIEAGNLAVANMTGANRILIGIGWAGVALFTIFRRGASSDPAVETRPGFLADVVVLDREIGLEIVFLLIATLWAFLVPLNGGIDVFDMLFLVGLYVCYIAVILRGDVEPDMDHVGVPAYLQHFPKRRRIATILLLFAYSGVMIFTAVEPFAHGLERLGEGVGIPSFFMIQWIAPLASEAPELIVVVYLVNKARSTAGFNALISSKLNQWTLLIGTLVIVHSIALARYGVLAFDYKQAAEIWLTAAQSFFAISLLIRFEISVKEAVTLLVLFLSQVLLEFAIIREFVTIPISSTDVLIAYSVVYVVLGTVLFVRRRRAFSRLVRRAAGTVGDAMSIGEGRSHSADD
- a CDS encoding DUF302 domain-containing protein, which codes for MRDALDRRGQKVLGEVGDTLLVGNPGQAHKALAIEPDVAVFVPLSVTISEEGDETHVRTVRPSTLLAFYGDPDLRDILQEMELLLWNALVDGVPRRVDRERADRATELRRDSAASRVLADASRSGTRDADPAVARMGGRRRVIHGAGRRRRTNAYAIEMPPVTDTRRLRGETSTDPYPACEEVHPAREEMRPAKKPRTRLEPPRPYSVARSRAADGDDHH
- a CDS encoding aldo/keto reductase, with amino-acid sequence MHLPPIGLGTMGIDDPGAVETSLDVGYRHLDTARIYDNERVVGAGLAASDVPREDVTVATKLWVDDLAPDRVRPATEESLDRLGLDRLDLLYVHRPRGPYDPSATLPALDALVDDGLVSNVGLSNFTVDQAARARDHLDAPVAAHQVERHPLFARNDLLADARANDYPLVAYSPLAGGRVGELPEVRAVANEHDVAPESVAIAWLVGTDGVVTVPKASSRAHLESNFAAGDIDLDADDRARIASIDREQELFPE
- a CDS encoding DUF302 domain-containing protein: MTIANKTICQLTRETVKKGLHPVIDRLGIETAIRVTTPVSVSDAEAALREELAEEGVEVLADVDVQAIHHHYNLEYPEFTILCVGNRRELEAEMAIDPGLGAFVPLSVILYDLDGETRVSAVRPTTLLALFTDDDLQRAIQETEGVLWRVLTEGIPAAEVLSEEPPLMPGEESTRTRIKKALNLVLTLVDAEYSIHVSSPLP
- a CDS encoding DUF1059 domain-containing protein translates to MTNDLQSEEDSTMALQVACDTAVSGCVFLMRTEENDKERLVEIAREHVKEQHGKEFTRDEIEARHVETVEV